DNA from Patescibacteria group bacterium:
TTGCCCGCACCAGGCTCGAGGGCAGATTATCGCTTGCCGCAACCGCCCGCCAAATTTCCAAAAAACTCCCCCAGCCGCTCGCCGCCCGTCTTTCCAAAATGTCGCCTATTTCAAGCCCGGCGATGCCGGCCGCGTCCGGAAGCGCGCGTGCCCGCTCAAAAATCCGTCCCGCAGCGGCGGGACCGATGCCCGCCTGCATGGTGAGGGCGCGCATCCATGCCATTTCGTCCTGGATATTGCCGACGATGCGCAAAAAAGAAAGCGCGTCCTTGATGTGGGCGCGTTCAAAAAATTTCACGCCGCCGCGGTATTCATAAGGAATGTCGCGCTTCACGAGCTCGACTTCAAGCTCCTGCGAATGATGCGTGGCGCGGAAAAGCACGGCCATATCATCAAGCCGCACCCCCTCGTCGCGCAAAGTAAGTATAGTCTCAACGATAAATTTCGCCTCTTCGTGGGCCGAGGCAAGCGGCGCGAGATTTGGTTTTTCAAAACTTTTCTTCACACTTCGTAATTCCTTGCGAAACTGCTCGCGGTTATTCTCAATAATATTATTCGCCAAATTCAGTATCTCCGGAGTTGAACGGTAATTTGTGACTAAACGAAATGTCCGGGCGTTCGGATAAACCGTTGGGAAATCAAGAATGTTCCGGAGGTTCGCCGCGCGGAAAGAATAAATACTCTGCGCATCATCGCCGACCACCAGAACATTGCGATGGCCCTCGGCAAGCGCCATGACGATCTGCGCCTGAATCACATTTGTGTCTTGATATTCATCAACTAAAATATATTCAAACCCTTGACCAAGACCCTGGCGAACGGCGGTATCGTTTTCCAGAAGCCGCAAAAGATAAACCAGCATATCGTCAAAATCCATGGCGTTGGCTTCGCGCTTTCGTTTTTCATAAAGCGCGGCCGCTTCACGGATTGAATCCGCGAGCTCCAAAAAATTCGGATATTTTACGTCAATCACCGCTTCAATATCGGTCCGCGAATTAGTCGCGTAACTCACGATACTCTTAATCACCGCGGGCGACGGAAACCGCCTTGCCCGGGTATCGATATTCAGATCGCGCACGCACGCCTTAATCATGTCCTTGGCGTCCTCTTCATCGAGTATGGTGAAATTATTTTTAAATCCGATACGGCCGGCAAGCCGGCGCAAAATCCGGTTTGCCACCGAATGGAATGTCCCTCCCCAAATTCCCACGCCGCCGCTTCCGAGCAAAGTTTCAACCCGCCCCATCATTTCATGGGCCGCCTTGTTAGTAAAAGTCAATAATAAAATTCGTTCCGGCTTCACGCCCTTTTCAATCAAGTGAGCCACGCGGTACACGATTGTCCGCGTTTTACCCGAACCCGCGCCCGCGAGCACCAAACACGGCCCGTCGGCGGATTTCACCACTTCAAGCTGCTCGGAATTCAACTCTTTTTCATAATTGATCGCACCCATAGTCCAAATACTTTATCATTTTTTCAATATAAATTCAAACCTAAAAAAATGACTCCGATTCATGAAAACCGAAGTCAGGATCCTCCTAGAGCAGCGCCGTTGCCGCTTTCAGCTCTTTCTTGGCGGGTTGCCACTCCAGCGCCGCGAGCGCCCTCCCGGCCATATCAACATGGTGTATGAGCAGATTCTTGGGCTTGAACTGGAAACCTCCGTCATGGAGAAAGCGCGTCAGCTTCACCCTGAGATCGCCGAGATCGGCCGCGAGATCCGAGGCGCGGCTGATGGAGAAATCGGCATTCCGCGTACTCGCATCGCTTTTCAGACTCTTCTCAATCAGGGAAACGCCCATGAGAATCTGCTCCAAAAAGTACTGCGCCCGCTTGAAGTTCAGTGAATTCGCAACGCGCCGTATCAGTATCGCCGCCTGGCCGTTGCTGCCAGATTGACTTTTCGAGAGCGCATCCTTGAGCTCGGCGATGGCGTGGTTTCGGGTCCGCGTGAATGGCGCGACCCGCCATTCGGAAATATCCTGTATCCTCTGCTGGAGCCAGCGCTCTACTAAAGGATAGATAACCTTGCTGTACTTACCGGCATGCTTGAAGGGCCGCTTCTCCAGCGCTCCAATCAACTTCCAATAGAGCTGATGGCAGGAAGTAAGATGCCGGTCGCGCTCGGCCATGAGACGGACTTCGTCAAGGCCGATGTATTTCGCGATTTCCGGAATCTCCGTAAGCCGGAAAGTCAGGTGGCTCATGCCCGCAGCGAGTTCCGCGCAATTGGCCATGGGATTTTCGCGCCCGAGCGAGTCTTCGGAATCGGCCGAAAGCTCCAGATAATCGCGCGCTTCCACCTTCGATTCGTTACGTTTGCATTTCAGGGTCTTCGCGAGCTCTTCCAAGCAGAAGTACACGTCTTCGCGCTCTTCGTCCGAAAGCTGGCCGTAGCGAATCAGATGCTCAAGAAATACGCGGGCGCTGCCAATACCCATGGCAACATTATGCCTTTCACCCGCGGTATGCACCTCGCCGTACTGCCGTTGGATTATCGCGCGGCTGCGCAAGGCGCTGTAAACACCGTCCCGGTAAACCTGGTAAAATTCCCGGTTTTTCTCCCGCCGGGAAATCAGCACCGCGCCGTCCGGAAATCTTTCGGAGTTTCCTCCGATGCTCACGCCGCCAATCCGCACTCGCGGCATAATGACCAGCATGCGACTTCCGCCAATCTCCTCTACGTCAAGCTGATGTATTCCACTGCTTGTTTCAATGTCCTTCCACATTGCCCTCTCCGTCGTTTGATGTACTGGACGATTTTTATCATAATTTTACGGACTCTGTCAAACGAAATTCTAGCCGGATGAGAGCACTATTGACAAATAACCAAAAATAAGGTAAGGTAGTATGTTGCTAAGGAGGTAACTATGATGCCGGGCATGAATCAAAATAAAGGTTCTTTCAACGCCAGCACCAGCTGGCTCGCGAACATCCTGCATCTCATCTTCCGCACCCAGGACAAACGACGGGAGCTAATCGTGTGGTTAAGCGGCGACATACCGTGCGGTCTGCTCAGCCAGATACGCCTACTCGCCATAACCGACGAATATCCCGAGGGGCTCGAATTCGAGATTAAAGGCGACGCTGAGGGATTTACCAGCGACGACTCAATATTCTACGTTCTAACTCTGAAGCCGTTGAAGTTGGAACAGAATGAGGTAAGGGGGCGTCTCCACGCGACAAATGTGGAGTACCTGCAGATACAACTACCTACGGGCGAAACGATGATATTCGTCCATTGCCCGAAAAACGGCTTTTTCTATCCGGCCGATGATATTACGGACACCGCCGAAGATCTTCCGGCCAAGGACGATCAAGCGACCAATTGACCTGGAAACAAAAGAGGGACCCACTCTGGATCCCTCTCCTTTTTTAATTATTTTTTATTTTTACGCAGCTTGTTCCAGCCAATTGTCTATTTCATCTTCATTGGTCGGCAGCGCTTCGAGCTGACCGCCCTTAGCCTTGCCGATTGCTTTTACGGCCGTTCCCGCAAAATCATCAGCAATTTCATCGCCTTGGCTAAACCACTCGTCTTCTTGCTTTGAAAAATCCTTAGCCTCAGGCAATTTCACCTTTGATTTCATATCTTCAACACTTGAATGCAAAGCTGAATTTTCAAGAATCAGCTTTCTTATCTCAATGCTAGCGGCTTCTTTTTTTAAACGAAGCTCTTCAAGTGCAAGCACTGACTTGACGCACTCTTCAGCGGTGTCGCCAGTATTCTCAAGAATGCTGTTGACCTTCGCTGATAAATCCTCCCTTTCTTTCTCCTTGACGAGTATGGACGTACGATTCATTCTCATTTTGTCAATGAATTCATACATCTGTTCCTCGGGAGACTGCATCATTTCCATTGATCTTTCTGACATAGTAATTATTGATTATTTATTAAATTAATTAGTATTATTTAGTTAATTATAGCACTTTTTTGCATTTTTGTCAATACCCGTTTAAAAATCGTCGCTTATTCGCCACGTGCTCATCATGGGTTCTTGAATAAATAATCTCCCCGTCCGGCGTGGTCAGAAAATAATAATACTCATTTGGCGTCGGATATATCGCCGCTTCAATTGCTTCGGCTCCCGGATTACAGATCGGTCCGAACGGCAGGCCCGGATATTTGTAAGTATTATACGGCGAATCAACCTCAAGATCCTCAAGCGACGGCCGCGTCAGACCCTTGCCGGTCACGTAATTCACCGACGCGTCTGACTGGAGCGCCATGCCCAGCTCCAACCGCTTCCAAAAAATATCCGAAACCATCTTGCGGTCCTCCAGGCCGTACATTTCTTTTTCAATAATGCTCGCCATAGTGATTATCTCAAAAATCGATTTTCCCTGCCGCGTAATTTCCGCGCGCCATTCGGGTCTTAATTTTTTGTCAAAATTCTGCAAGATGCGCCGTATCGTATCTTCAGCTGATGCGTTGAGGAAAAACTTATACGTATCCGGAAAAAGATATCCCTCGAGTGAAGCCTTTTCCGGCTTATCGGCGAGAGAGGAAAATTCCTGCTTCCATTTTTCCGTCGGATTCTCCAAACTCAAGGCGCGTGAATCCTCCGCCGGCAGTCCGGTTTGTTCAAAGAATTCCATGTCTGAAAATAATCCGCTTGATTCAAATTTGTCCGCGTAATTACGCAGCGTCCAGCCTTCAATCAAAGTCACCCATGCTTCGGCATTCTCGGCCGCGGTCAGAATATCTGAAATCTTTGCCATACTCATGCCCGGCCGAAGCGTGAACTCGCCGGTTTTAAAATCAGCCGCGTTCTTAGAGATGCGTACATACAAATCAAACGCAAATTTATTTTTAATAATACCCCCGCCTTTCAATTCCTGCGCAATCTGCCCGGCGCTCTCGCCCGACTCAATGGTAAACTCGCTGATTCCGGCGCCGGCTGGCGGCGATATAAAATAAAATTGATTGATAAAATACCCAGCCGCCACCGCGAGCGCCAATATAAAAACAAACATCAATCCGCAGTATGTAAATTTTTTTATGTAACTTTGCATTCTACAAATAGTCCTCCATTTTTTTTTCTTCAATCTCTTCCACTACATTTTTGATCTCATCCAGCCGATTTTCCGGACAGATAAAAAGCGCTTTTTCCGTATCCACGATAATCATATTATCAAGCCCGATCGCGGCAATCAATTTTTCCTCCGATCCAATAATCAGCGAATCAGTCGTGTCGTGCGCCAGAACGCGGCCGCGAGTCGCATTGCCCGCCCCGTCCAGTTGCATATATTTTTTAATTTTTGACCACTTACCCAAATCGCTCCAGCCGATGCGGTTCGAAACGCTCATCGCTATCTTTGAAATCTTATGCGTTAAAACCGATTCAATGGTCCCCTTTTCCAATGTATTATAAACCTCAATAGTTTCATCATTATTCTGAGGTAAATTCTTTGAAATGATATTGCGGCACGCCTCGAGCATCGCCGGATTATGCTCTTCCCAAAGTTTGATGATGTTTCCGAGCTGCCAAATATACATGCCGGTGTGGTAATAATACACGCCGGATTCAATAAGCTGTTTGCAAAAATCCGCGTTTGGTTTTTCAACCCAGTCCGACACCTCAAAAATCGCTTCCTCGCCCAGCTTCATGAGATTCCGTCCTTCTTTGAGATAGCTGTAGCCTGTGTCCACCTCGTCCGGCCGGACCGCCGGGGTCAAAATATACTCGGGATTATTCTCCAAAAATTCTTCCGCCTGCCGCAAGAGATCACGGAACGCCTGGCTGTCGGAAATATAATCATCCGACGGCAAAGTCGCCACGATTGTTTCCGGGCCGAACCGCTTTTCCAGAAACGCGCATTCCAGACAAATTGCCGGTCCGGTATTGCGGCTCGCCGGCTCGAGTATCAGATTGTTCCCGGAAACCTCGGGTGCGACTTTCAATATTTCCTCGCGCGAATCAAATCGGCCCGAAACAAAAAGATCAGTCTCCGGACTAATATTTGGCGCGACCCGTTCAATGGTATCGTGAAGCAAAGTTTTATCGCTAATCAGTTTCAAAAACTGTTTTGGCCGGTCCTTGCGACTCATCGGCCACAATCTTTTGCCTAATCCTCCGGCGCGGATTACTATTTTCATATTTTTCTCAAAATCAATTTTACGACAACGTAAGCTGCAGTGCATCCAACGATTGCACCAACTACAACATCAAGCGGGTAATGCACTCCGACGAATATTCTTGAAAGTCCGACCAGCGCCGCCAGAGCCAAAAGCACACGCCCGACTTTTTTATTCCAGAAATAAACCGCCATCGCAATCGCAAATGCCGCGGTCGTATGCTCCGACGGAAACGAATCCATCGACATTGTCCCATCGTAAATATTTTGTCCCAATCCGGATTCATACGGCCTTGGACGAGTGACAAAAAAAGAAATTATGAAATTTACTACGATTCCAAACGCCGCCGCCAATCCAGTCGCGAACGCTCGCTTGAACTTAATGCGCAATTCCCCTTTTCGCAACTGCACCACCGCCATAATCGCGAAACCCACGATTATCCATATTAAATATCGCGCGCCAAAAATCGCAATCCAATCCAGCAGCTCACTGTCTCCGGCAAAACCGTTGATCATTAAAAATAATTTTTGGTCTAAACTCATATATTATTTCTGACAGCCCGGACACCATCTCGTTCCCCGGCCGCCAAGCTTCATGAATTTAATCACCGAGCCGCACTTCCGGCATTTTTGGCCTTCTCGACCGTAAACCCTAAGTTTTGGTTCATAGCTCCCCTGCCGGCCGTTAATATCCACATACGCGTCAACCGAAGTCCCGCGGTCCTCAATCGCTTGCTTAAGAACGCTCAACAGGCTATTGTAAAATTTCTTAATTTCCGAATCCGTGAGTGTCTTTGCCGCCCGCGTCGGCAGGATTCCGGCAAAAAAGCACGCCTCCTGCGCATAGATATTTCCCACTCCGGCAAGCATCTCCTGATCCATAACAAGCTGTTTAATCTTTGCGTTCGGCCGCCGCGTCAATATTTTTTTAAATTCTTCAAGCGAAAAATTTTTATCCAGCGGCTCGGGGCCGTAATTCTGATCCGCCATAAATTTTTCAAATTCGTCCCCTTTCAAAAGCTTTATCCAGGCAAACCGCCGCGAATCATCAAAAAATATCCGATCCGGCCCAGAAACTTCAAAAATCACGCGCGTCTCATGATGCGGCGGCTCCTTGTCCGGCACGAGCAATATCCGCCCGTTGAGCTTGAGATGAAAAATTAAAAATTTCAGCGGCGCGAGTTCCCAGATCACGACTTTCGCGCGTCGGCGCACTTCCCGGATCGTTGAACCGGAAATTTGCTCTTGGAATTCCGCGGATCGCAGATTAACAATCTTCTGATCAAGCACCTTAGCCCCGAAAATCCTGCGGCCAACAATCTTCGGCCTCAATTGCCCAACAATTGTCTCTACCTCCGGCAGCTCCGGCATACTAGAAATGTAAAATGTTAGATGTCATATGTCAAAACTTATCTTTAACATTAAACATAAGATCTGACATCTAACATTTGACATTTGAGATTATATAAGCGGTTGTCCGGTCATTTCCTCCGGAATCGCAAGGTTCATCACCTTAAGTACCGTGGGCGCCACATCGGCGAGCATACCATTGGGCGTCATGAGGCTCAAATCCCCGCCCGGTGCCTCACCGGCCGGCGAAGCCAACCCCTCAAACTGCTTGCTCGCGATAATGAACGGCACCGCGTTAGTGGTGTGCTGCTTGTCCATTTCTCCGGTCTGTAAATTAATTTTCTGCTCGGCATTTCCGTGATCCGCGGTAATAAAAACCGCCCCGTCTTTGGCGAGCACGGTGGTGACAATTTTTTCCAAACAGCGGTCAACTGTTTCGCATGCCCGTATTGTGGCTTCAATATTTCCAGTATGGCCAACCATGTCGGCATTGGCAAAATTCGTCACGATAAAATCATATTTGTCCGCGCCAATTTCCTTAATAATCCGATTGGTAATTTCATTTGCCGACATCTCGGGCGCAAGATCATAGGAGGCGACACGCGGTGAAGGAATTATCACCCTGTCCTCTCCGGTAAGCGGCTCCTCGCGCGTGCCGTTCAAGAAAAAAGTCACATGCGCGTATTTTTCAGTTTCGGCAATATGAAGCTGAGTCAAACCGGCATTTGAAATCGCACGTGCGAGACAGGTCTCCACTAATTGCGGCGGAAAGGCCACTTTGACCGGCAAATCTTTTTCATACTCGGTCATGGTCACCATTAAAAAATTGGCGATCCCTCTTCGTTCAAATTGCGTAAAATCCGGCGAAACAAACGCCTTAGTGAGTTGGCGCGCGCGATCCGGCCGAAAGTTAAAAAATATTACCGCATCCCCGTCCTTCACCGTTGCCCGCGGTTTGCCGCGACGCGTTATTACCACCGGCGCAAATTCTTCATCATATACTTCCTTGGCATAGCTCGCCTCAATCGCCTTAACCGGATCGTCAAAATTTTCGTCCGCCGCACCATTCACAATGGCATCATAGGCCTTTTTGGTTCTATCCCAACGGTTATCGCGATCCATTGCCCAGTAACGCCCGGAAATTGTCGCAATCTGACCGCATTTAAATTTTTTTATAATATCCCCAAGCTTTTTAATAAAAATCACGCCGCTGTTAAAATCCGAATCTCGACCGTCCAGAAAAGCGTGGATTGCGACATTGTCAATTTTTTTCTT
Protein-coding regions in this window:
- a CDS encoding phosphatase PAP2 family protein; protein product: MSLDQKLFLMINGFAGDSELLDWIAIFGARYLIWIIVGFAIMAVVQLRKGELRIKFKRAFATGLAAAFGIVVNFIISFFVTRPRPYESGLGQNIYDGTMSMDSFPSEHTTAAFAIAMAVYFWNKKVGRVLLALAALVGLSRIFVGVHYPLDVVVGAIVGCTAAYVVVKLILRKI
- a CDS encoding UvrD-helicase domain-containing protein, whose amino-acid sequence is MGAINYEKELNSEQLEVVKSADGPCLVLAGAGSGKTRTIVYRVAHLIEKGVKPERILLLTFTNKAAHEMMGRVETLLGSGGVGIWGGTFHSVANRILRRLAGRIGFKNNFTILDEEDAKDMIKACVRDLNIDTRARRFPSPAVIKSIVSYATNSRTDIEAVIDVKYPNFLELADSIREAAALYEKRKREANAMDFDDMLVYLLRLLENDTAVRQGLGQGFEYILVDEYQDTNVIQAQIVMALAEGHRNVLVVGDDAQSIYSFRAANLRNILDFPTVYPNARTFRLVTNYRSTPEILNLANNIIENNREQFRKELRSVKKSFEKPNLAPLASAHEEAKFIVETILTLRDEGVRLDDMAVLFRATHHSQELEVELVKRDIPYEYRGGVKFFERAHIKDALSFLRIVGNIQDEMAWMRALTMQAGIGPAAAGRIFERARALPDAAGIAGLEIGDILERRAASGWGSFLEIWRAVAASDNLPSSLVRAICGSPYQNHLEQEYPNWRERLEDLEQLAVFAEQYGDVSSFLTEISLYDSFGALRSGPAASGDDEKIVLSTIHQAKGLEWPVVFVMHLTDQALPNRRALAEPGGVEEERRLFYVAATRAADRLYITYPLTSGYDNLSFNQPSMFIQEIDPRLFERLEMEGAPAVHRGEYADHEPVIIWDQDGEEKKSLPRRNLLREIDEL
- the mutM gene encoding bifunctional DNA-formamidopyrimidine glycosylase/DNA-(apurinic or apyrimidinic site) lyase, coding for MPELPEVETIVGQLRPKIVGRRIFGAKVLDQKIVNLRSAEFQEQISGSTIREVRRRAKVVIWELAPLKFLIFHLKLNGRILLVPDKEPPHHETRVIFEVSGPDRIFFDDSRRFAWIKLLKGDEFEKFMADQNYGPEPLDKNFSLEEFKKILTRRPNAKIKQLVMDQEMLAGVGNIYAQEACFFAGILPTRAAKTLTDSEIKKFYNSLLSVLKQAIEDRGTSVDAYVDINGRQGSYEPKLRVYGREGQKCRKCGSVIKFMKLGGRGTRWCPGCQK
- the gpmI gene encoding 2,3-bisphosphoglycerate-independent phosphoglycerate mutase, with the protein product MTQARPRPAVLVILDGWGVAPDYPGNTITHAKTPFFNELIKKYPTMTIAASGEAAGLSWGEMGNSEVGHLTLGAGRVFYQSLPRISKSIEDGTFFDNEEFINAISHVKKNKSTLHLMGLVSPGGIHSHEEHLYALIELATKKKIDNVAIHAFLDGRDSDFNSGVIFIKKLGDIIKKFKCGQIATISGRYWAMDRDNRWDRTKKAYDAIVNGAADENFDDPVKAIEASYAKEVYDEEFAPVVITRRGKPRATVKDGDAVIFFNFRPDRARQLTKAFVSPDFTQFERRGIANFLMVTMTEYEKDLPVKVAFPPQLVETCLARAISNAGLTQLHIAETEKYAHVTFFLNGTREEPLTGEDRVIIPSPRVASYDLAPEMSANEITNRIIKEIGADKYDFIVTNFANADMVGHTGNIEATIRACETVDRCLEKIVTTVLAKDGAVFITADHGNAEQKINLQTGEMDKQHTTNAVPFIIASKQFEGLASPAGEAPGGDLSLMTPNGMLADVAPTVLKVMNLAIPEEMTGQPLI
- a CDS encoding sugar phosphate nucleotidyltransferase, whose protein sequence is MKIVIRAGGLGKRLWPMSRKDRPKQFLKLISDKTLLHDTIERVAPNISPETDLFVSGRFDSREEILKVAPEVSGNNLILEPASRNTGPAICLECAFLEKRFGPETIVATLPSDDYISDSQAFRDLLRQAEEFLENNPEYILTPAVRPDEVDTGYSYLKEGRNLMKLGEEAIFEVSDWVEKPNADFCKQLIESGVYYYHTGMYIWQLGNIIKLWEEHNPAMLEACRNIISKNLPQNNDETIEVYNTLEKGTIESVLTHKISKIAMSVSNRIGWSDLGKWSKIKKYMQLDGAGNATRGRVLAHDTTDSLIIGSEEKLIAAIGLDNMIIVDTEKALFICPENRLDEIKNVVEEIEEKKMEDYL
- the mltG gene encoding endolytic transglycosylase MltG, with translation MQSYIKKFTYCGLMFVFILALAVAAGYFINQFYFISPPAGAGISEFTIESGESAGQIAQELKGGGIIKNKFAFDLYVRISKNAADFKTGEFTLRPGMSMAKISDILTAAENAEAWVTLIEGWTLRNYADKFESSGLFSDMEFFEQTGLPAEDSRALSLENPTEKWKQEFSSLADKPEKASLEGYLFPDTYKFFLNASAEDTIRRILQNFDKKLRPEWRAEITRQGKSIFEIITMASIIEKEMYGLEDRKMVSDIFWKRLELGMALQSDASVNYVTGKGLTRPSLEDLEVDSPYNTYKYPGLPFGPICNPGAEAIEAAIYPTPNEYYYFLTTPDGEIIYSRTHDEHVANKRRFLNGY